Genomic segment of Gloeocapsa sp. PCC 7428:
GGCGACACACCTGCTTTTAGTCATCAAGACTTAGTTGACTTGAGTGCTTTATGTCTGCATATCTCAGCTTGTTTAGCAAGAGTGCGTACCAACTCAGAAAGATTTGTTTTGCTAGATACTCGTTTAACAAAGCGAGAACGACAAATTGCAGAGTTAGTTTCCCAAGGATTAACGAATGCTGAAATTAGTGCTGAACTTTGGATTACCGAGAACTCTGTGAAACAAGCACTCAAACGAATGTTCCGTAAACTCGATGTTGTGAATCGCGCTCAAATGGTAGCACAGTTACAAAACTATTTCTAAGGAAGCGATCGCCTAACTCACACCAAATCTGGGTCAATACCTAGTTTACGCAATTCGGCTGCCAATCGTTGGGCACGTTGTTCAGCATCCATAGCACGTTCTTCTGGAGTCAAAAATCGCACGCCTTGCTCATCATACCAATACAACCAATCTCGTGTAATTCCTTGATAAGTTCCTTTCTCGTTACCAATTGCCAAACCAATTTCTGGTAGCCATACTGGATTTCCACGCTGCAACAGATACTCGCCATTTTCTAAACGATACACTTCTAAAGGTGGCTTTTTACGCCGTTGTGGATTGTAGACGACGTAGTAGAGAATCTCTAGTTCTGCGTAGAAATTCTTCTTAGTACTATATTCTCCACGCCGCTTATGCGAAACAACTTCTAGCACCATAATCGGAACGACATTTTCTTCCCAAAGAACGTAGCTCAAACGCAAGTTCTCATCAATAATTCGCTCAACGCCTAAGCTTAAAAAGGCATCTGGTACGATCGCGGGTTGTTCAGGATCGTAGTAAATTCCCATATCAACACCAAAAAACCAATCCATCCGGTTCGCCCATATCCAAGCTAAGGTTGCTTTGAGTAAACCAGGAACTAAGTCTTGCAGTTCATTATCCACAGGTGTATCGTCGGAATCGGGCAGATCCTCAGCGGAGGGTAAGCAATGTAGCGGATTGTACTTTAGCATAATGGATTGCTTGCAGACTTACTACTTTGATGATATGGCAATCAGACTTAAGGCATTGAGCGATCGCCTTTACCAACAATATTTCTGTACGTTAGGTGACACAATCACTAGATAATAGTGATGCAGCGTAGAGGAGCAAGGGACGGCGTATGATTCGGTCTTGGATGGTAATTGGGGCTGT
This window contains:
- a CDS encoding Uma2 family endonuclease; its protein translation is MMLKYNPLHCLPSAEDLPDSDDTPVDNELQDLVPGLLKATLAWIWANRMDWFFGVDMGIYYDPEQPAIVPDAFLSLGVERIIDENLRLSYVLWEENVVPIMVLEVVSHKRRGEYSTKKNFYAELEILYYVVYNPQRRKKPPLEVYRLENGEYLLQRGNPVWLPEIGLAIGNEKGTYQGITRDWLYWYDEQGVRFLTPEERAMDAEQRAQRLAAELRKLGIDPDLV